In Streptomyces sp. NBC_01231, the sequence CTCGCCGAGACTCCCGACTTCCTGGCCCGCGGGTTCGTCCACGACGACACCACCTTCGAACCGGTCATCCCTGTCATCGAGAAGACTCTGGCGACCGCGGCTCAGGAAGGCGTCGGCGACGCACGCCAGTTGGAACAGCTCATCGCCCGTGCCGTGGCGAACTGGGCCTTCCGTACCCACCGCCGCAGGCCCCTCATCATCCCCGTCATCATCGACGCCTGACCGGCAGCCGCCGTATCCCTCCCCTGCCCTGCCCCGCGGCGGAGGGGGGGGCACCACCCCGCATGACCGGTCTCTCGGTCCGTGGCCGGAGCAGATGCAGTCGAAGGCACGGACACCCAACGAGAACGGACTGGTGTCCGTGCCGACGGACTGGGCATCAAGGGTTCCCCGCGCCAGGTAGACAGCCTCACATTCGGACACATCCGGTCAGTTGGACCTCTGTGCTTGGTCAGCTGGAGTGGAGGATCCGAAAGTGATGGCGTTCCACCGGATCTCGATCGACGACTTGGACCGGTGGCGAGGCCCATTGCCACACGCTGATGCCTGGCATGCGGGAGAACCGGATCTGCCCGCGGGTGCCTTCGACTGACACGCGCGGCCAGAATTCGGCAGTGCGCGCCTGGTTCGCGCCGTGAGGACGCAGCAGATCGGCGAGGACGACGACCGTGTCATAGCCCTCGAAGCCGACGAAGACGATGTGGTCACCCGATGGCGTTCCAGAACGCGCAGTGGTGGCGGCGCTGCGCTGTGCGGGTGGGGACGATGTGGTCCGGTGCCAGGGACAGGACCGTCTGGCGGGGCCAGTGCGGTGACGACGGGCCGTTCGGATCGGCGGTGCGGGCGAAGCGGGTCCAGTAGTCGATCATGGTGTCGGCCAGTCGGTGCTGTGCCGCGGTCAGGTCACGCGGGCGGCCGCCCAGGTCGAACAGGTAGGGCAGTTCGCTCGCGTGCGGTGCGCCGAGCGGGAACGGCGGTGCGCCCGAGGTGAGCGGCGGAGCGTGCTCGTCCGCGAACTCGTAGCGCCAGACGGGCACATGGGAGGCGAGCAGGTCGTCGGTACGCGATGTCGGGCAGGCGAAGTTCGCGTCGCCGATGACCGCGCCGAACACCGGGCCCCCGTCGGTGCGGTGCACCGGATACTCGCGGACGATCGCCTGCGCCTCCCCCGGGGAGGGGAAGAAGGCGGCCACGACGTCGGGCCAGGTGTCGGGGGTGACGGGATGGCCGGCCTGGACGATCCCGGCGGCCCAGCCGTTGCCCTCGTCGCGGGTGTTGCCGATGAGCACGGGGATGTGGTGGAAGCGGTCGGCGGCGAGCGCCGCTGGGGGGTCCACTGGCAGCAACGGGGTGATGTGAGCGGGCTGTTGATCGATCTCCTGGGCCTCCAGCAGACGGGGGACGTCCACACGCCGCAGGCAAGCCATGACGTCCCGGGCCGAGCCGCAGCCGACCTTCGCCGCGAGGTCCGCGCCGGCGGCGCGCGCCGTGGACAGAGGGACGGAAGACGGGGCGAACGGCCGGTCGGGGCGGCCTGTGCACGGGCCGCTCTCGATGATCGCCCGGTCGAAGAGCCCCGCAGCGGTGGGCGAGGCGAGCTGGGCGCAGACGCTGTAACCGCCCGCCGACTCACCGGCCAGCGTCACCTTGTGGGCGTCGCCGCCGAAGGCGCCGATCTCGGCACGGACCCAGCGCAGCGCCGCCTGCTGGTCGGCCAGGCCGAAGGTGCCGGAGCCGGGCAGCCCGCTGTGCGCGAGGAAACCCAGGCTCCCCAGGCGGTAGTTGACAGTGACGACCACGACATCGCCGCGGGTGGCCATCCGGTGGGCGTCGTACGAACTGCCCGCTCCGGTGGTGAACCCGCCGCCGTGCAGCCACACGATCACCGGCCGGGGGCGTGCCGGTCCGGCACCGTCGGGAGTCGTGACGTTCAGATGAAGACAGTCCTCGTTGGTGCTGCCGCCGGGCACCTCGCCGGCCGGCTGCGGACAGGCACTCGCGGGCCGGGTGGCGTCCCGTACCCCGGCCCAGTGGGTGGCAGGGCGGGGTGGCGCCCAGCGCAGCCTGCCGAGTGGTGGCGCCGCGTAGGGGATGCCCTCAAAGGTGCGGTAGCCGTCGTGGGCGGCGCCCCGTACCGGACCGTCGTGGGTGCGTACCGTCGTGGCGGCGGGCCGGGCGGGCTGAGTCGGTGGCGCTGCGGTCCATGACGTCGCGAGTAAGGCGGTCACGGCGCAGCCCAGGGCGGTCAGGACGCGGTGCATGCTCATCGTTTCCCCATTCGGTCAGCCGCCGCCCATGCCGCCCTGCGCGGCGATCATGGTCATCGGCAGGGCGCTCACAGCTTTCTCCAGGCCGGGCGCGAGGGCGGCGAGACACCCCGTGCAGGCGTCGATACGGGCCCGGAAGGTCCTTTCGTCCTGTCGTGACACGACGGAGCGGATGCCGCCCGCCGCCGCCAGCGCCAGCAGCGCGGTGTCGGCGGCGGGGATCTCCTGGACGGGGCCGTCCCCGTGCAGCACTACGGACACGCGGGCGCGGAGTGCGGCGGGCACGGCGGGGTCCGTCACGGTCAGCCGCCGTGTGCCGAAGCGGGTGCGGGGCGCTTTCACGGTGACCAGTCCCGCCATGACGAGCCGGTCCTCCACCTGGGTCAGGGTCCGCTTGCGGTGGCGGCGTACGAGGTGCTTCCAGCCGTGTCCGTCGGCGGCGTCGCGCAGAACGCCGTCCAGGACGGGGTCGCCGGTCGGCTGAGTGCCGGTCACGGTGACGGTGCCGCCGTCCTCGCGCAGCCGGCCGCGCAGCGCGAGGTCGATCAGGGCGGCGGCCCGGACCAGCAGCTGAGTCCGGGAACGGTGGTAAGGGCCTTCGGCCGAGTCGTCGTAGGCGAGCAGATACATGCGGCAGGCCAGGTCATCGATCACACCTCGACGCTAGGGCCGGCTACCCCGGCCACGGATCGGCCCTGGGCATGGACCGGCACTGGGAACGCAGGAGGACCGCCGCCCGGCCTCCTCCTTGAGGAGGAGGCCGGGTTGTCAGGGGCGGCGCGGCCGGACGAGGCCGTGGTCGTAGGCGGCGACGACGGCCTGGACGCGGTCGCGCAGGCCGAGTTTGCGCAGCACCGCGGTGACATGGTTCTTGACGGTGGCCTCGGACAGACGCAGTCGCGCGGCGATCTCCGCGTTCGACAGCGCCTGCCCGATCAGGGTGAGCACCTCCCGCTCGCGGCCGGAGAGATCTTGCAGAGAGGGCGGCGGTGCCGGGTCGGGCGTGGTGCGCAGGAACCGGTCGAGGACACGGCTGAGCACGGTCGGCGCCAGCAGCGCGTCACCACGCGCGGTGAGACGGATCGCGTCGACGAGTTCGCCGGGGCGCATGTCCTTCAGCAGGAAGCCGCTCGCCCCGGCCCGCAGGGCGGCGACCACGTGCGCGTCCACGTCCCAGGTGGTCAGCACGAGCACCCTGGCCGGACTGCCGCACGCCGCGATCTGCCGGGTCGCCTCGATACCGTCCACGACGGGCATCCGTACGTCCATCAGCACCACGTCGGGCGCCGTTTCCCGCGTCAGCCGCACCGCCTCCCGGCCGTCGGACGCCTCACCGACCACCTCGAGGTCGTCCCGAGCATCGATGATCATGCGGAAGCCGGTACGGACCAGGGCCTGGTCGTCGGCCACCACCACGCGCAGCGTCATGACACAAGCCCCACCGGCAGCCGCGCGGCCACCTCGAACCCGCCCCCGGGCAGTGGTCCGGCGCGCAGACTGCCGCCCACGAGCCGCGTGCGTTCCTTCATCCCCACAAGACCGCGTCCCTCCCCCACCGCGTCCGAACTACCCCGAGACGTAAGCCCGTTGTCCACCACCGTGACCTTCACGCACTCCCCTTCGGACGTCACGCGCACACTCACCTCGTCGGCGCCGACCGCGTGGCGCAGCGTGTTCGTGAGGGCCTCCTGAACGATCCGGTACGCCGCCAGATCCACTGCGGCCGGCAGCCCTTCGGTAGCGCCCTCGCGGTGCACGCGCACGGTCATCCCGGTCGCGCGCACGGTGTCGGCAAGCTCGTCCAGACGCGCGAGCGAGGGCCGCGGCTCACGCCGCTCCCCGGCCCGCTCATCTGGTGTGAACGCCCGTAACAGCAGGCGCAGTTCGCCGAGCGCCGAGCGGGCGCCCGTCTCGATGGCCCGCAGCGATTGCCGGGCCTGTTCGGGCCGCTGGGTGAACACGTCGTCGGCGGCGCCCGCCTGAATGACCATCACCAACAAGGTGTGTGCCACGACGTCGTGCACCTCACGGGCGATCCTCGCGCGCTCCTCCGCCACAGCCCGGAGCATCTCCGCCCTCGTCCGTGCCTGCTGCGCCCTGCGCCACTGCCCCGCCGTCCACGCCAAGACCACCGCCAGCAGATAAACCGCCCCACCCCCGCCTCCGCCCGCCCCGAACGCCAGCGGCGCCGGCAGACACATCACCGCGAGCGCCCGCACCGACACCCGCCGCGGCTTGGTGGCCGACAGCGCGCACAACGCAACCTGCGCCGCGAGAAGCGCCCCCGTCAAGGTCACCGCGGGCAGCAGCGCCCACACCGCGAGCCCCGTCACCGCGTTCGCGGCCAGCACGGCGACCGGGGCGCGCGCCTGCCACCTCAGGACGCAGGCCTGCGCGACGACCAGGGCCACCGCCACGGGCAGTCGTCGGCCGTGCTCCGTGCCGGCGACCAGCACCGAGGTGCCCGGAACGGCGAGCACCAGACCAGCCGACCCCCACCACAGAGCCCGGGCAGCCCGGGGCGACAGCTCACCCAGCGCTTCCCCGGCGAACGCGCCGTCCGCCTGCCCACTGCTGCGATCCACGCCTCGACCCTATCCAGCGGAGCCGGCCGTGCCGTTCAGGAAGCGCCCCCTGCGCCTGGATACGCGCGTTCGACGACCGGCTCGCAGCCGCCGCAGCCGCCAAACCCGGCGAGTTCGAGGGCTTGCGCTGTCGACGGTGTGTCCCCCGGCGGGATGGAGGCCCGGGCGAGGTCGCATACTCGGTGATCGTTGCGATGCCGCGATTGCGGTGACGTGCTGTGACCGGTGCGCTGGGTAGGCAGAAGGGCTGTTGGGGAAAATGACGGACGCAAGCGATCCGGCCGTGCCGGAAGTGGTTGACAGTCCCGCTGTTCGGGCGCATCCGAGCGGCGGCCTGGCGCGGTGGTTGCTACGCCACCGGGTGCAGCCGGTCGGCCCGGCGGCAGGCGAAGGGCATACCGAGCCACAGGCCTGGTGGAAGGTGATGTGCCTGACGGGGGTGGACTACTTCTCCAGCCTGGCCTACGTGCCGGCGATCGCGGCCCTCGCGGCGGGGGCGGTGTCACCGTTGGCGACGTTGCTGATCGTGGCGTTGACGCTGGTGGGGATGCTGCCGATGTATCGGCGGGTGGCCCGGGAGAGCCCGCACGGAGCCGGGTCCGTGGCGATGCTGGAGGATCTGCTGCCGTTTTGGTGGGGCAAGCTGTTCGTGTTGGTCCTGCTCGGCTTCGTGGCCACCTCGTGGATCATCACGATCACGCTGTCCGCGGCTGACGCCTCCGTCCACATGATGGAGAACCCCTATCTGCCGCATGCCCTGCACGGCCACGAGGTCGCCATCACGGTGGCGCTGTTGCTGGTGCTCGGAGGGGTGTTCCTCCTCGGGTTCAGCGAAGCGGTCAGCGTGGCCATCCCCCTCGTCACGGTCTTCCTGCTTCTCAACGCGGTGGTTGTCGCCGTCGGACTGGTGGACGTGTTCACCGATCCGGGCGCGTGGTCGGCGTGGACGGACGCACTCGCCGATGGTGGGGGCGGATTCGGTGATCTGGCGGGTCCGGCGCTGACGGCGTTTCCGCTGCTGGTGCTGGGCCTGTCGGGATTCGAGACCGGGGTGAGCATGATGCCGCTGGTGGCCGCCGACGGTGCCGATCCCGAGCAGCGGCTTCGCTCACGCATACGCAACACCCGCAGGCTGTTGACCACCGCCGCGCTCATCATGAGCGTCTACCTGCTGTCCGCGAGTTTCGTGACCACCGTCCTCATTCCGCACCGGGAGTTCGA encodes:
- a CDS encoding carboxylesterase family protein, translated to MSMHRVLTALGCAVTALLATSWTAAPPTQPARPAATTVRTHDGPVRGAAHDGYRTFEGIPYAAPPLGRLRWAPPRPATHWAGVRDATRPASACPQPAGEVPGGSTNEDCLHLNVTTPDGAGPARPRPVIVWLHGGGFTTGAGSSYDAHRMATRGDVVVVTVNYRLGSLGFLAHSGLPGSGTFGLADQQAALRWVRAEIGAFGGDAHKVTLAGESAGGYSVCAQLASPTAAGLFDRAIIESGPCTGRPDRPFAPSSVPLSTARAAGADLAAKVGCGSARDVMACLRRVDVPRLLEAQEIDQQPAHITPLLPVDPPAALAADRFHHIPVLIGNTRDEGNGWAAGIVQAGHPVTPDTWPDVVAAFFPSPGEAQAIVREYPVHRTDGGPVFGAVIGDANFACPTSRTDDLLASHVPVWRYEFADEHAPPLTSGAPPFPLGAPHASELPYLFDLGGRPRDLTAAQHRLADTMIDYWTRFARTADPNGPSSPHWPRQTVLSLAPDHIVPTRTAQRRHHCAFWNAIG
- a CDS encoding GPP34 family phosphoprotein; protein product: MIDDLACRMYLLAYDDSAEGPYHRSRTQLLVRAAALIDLALRGRLREDGGTVTVTGTQPTGDPVLDGVLRDAADGHGWKHLVRRHRKRTLTQVEDRLVMAGLVTVKAPRTRFGTRRLTVTDPAVPAALRARVSVVLHGDGPVQEIPAADTALLALAAAGGIRSVVSRQDERTFRARIDACTGCLAALAPGLEKAVSALPMTMIAAQGGMGGG
- a CDS encoding response regulator transcription factor, giving the protein MTLRVVVADDQALVRTGFRMIIDARDDLEVVGEASDGREAVRLTRETAPDVVLMDVRMPVVDGIEATRQIAACGSPARVLVLTTWDVDAHVVAALRAGASGFLLKDMRPGELVDAIRLTARGDALLAPTVLSRVLDRFLRTTPDPAPPPSLQDLSGREREVLTLIGQALSNAEIAARLRLSEATVKNHVTAVLRKLGLRDRVQAVVAAYDHGLVRPRRP
- a CDS encoding sensor histidine kinase — its product is MDRSSGQADGAFAGEALGELSPRAARALWWGSAGLVLAVPGTSVLVAGTEHGRRLPVAVALVVAQACVLRWQARAPVAVLAANAVTGLAVWALLPAVTLTGALLAAQVALCALSATKPRRVSVRALAVMCLPAPLAFGAGGGGGGAVYLLAVVLAWTAGQWRRAQQARTRAEMLRAVAEERARIAREVHDVVAHTLLVMVIQAGAADDVFTQRPEQARQSLRAIETGARSALGELRLLLRAFTPDERAGERREPRPSLARLDELADTVRATGMTVRVHREGATEGLPAAVDLAAYRIVQEALTNTLRHAVGADEVSVRVTSEGECVKVTVVDNGLTSRGSSDAVGEGRGLVGMKERTRLVGGSLRAGPLPGGGFEVAARLPVGLVS